CTGGCCGGGGCCCGGTGCCGGACTGGAGTGGGTGACCAGGTCGGTGCGCTCGCCGAGCGCGCCCGAGGCGTCGACGGGGTGCACGGCCACGCTGCCCGAGGTGTAGTTGGCGCTCAGCAGCCACCGTCCGCTCGGATGCACGGAGAGGTGGCAGGGGCCCGCGCCGCCGGTGCTCCGGGTGCTCAGCACTCGTTTGTCGGCGAGCCGTACGGCCGTCACGGCGCCCTCCGGCCGCTCGTCGACGGCGTACAGCGTGTGGCCCCTCGGATGCGTGGCGAGGTACGACGGGTCACCGATGCCGGTGAGCGTGCCGGTGGCGGTGACGGTGCCCGTCACCGGGTCGTACGTGGCCAGACCGATCCCCTTTCCACCGCCCTGGACCGAGGTGTACGTGCCGAGGAACAGCCGACGGACGGCGGGGGAGGAAGAGGTCGGCCCGGGGGCCGAGGTGGCGGGGGAGCCCTCGGCGGGTGGGGTCGTGGCGGCCGCGGGGCGGGTGCGCGGCGCGGCCGGTGCCGGAACCGTCGTCACGGCGGTGATCCCCGCCAGCGCCCCGAGGAACCGGCGCCTGCCCCAGCCGCCGCCCGCGTCCCGCGACGGATCCGCGCCACTGTTCATACCTGCACCTCGGGTGTCGGTTGCCTCGGTCGTCACAGCCACCTTGGCGTGCGACACCCGAGGAGTGCAAGAACGGCAAAGCTCGTTGCGCTCCGTGCAACGATGGGCGGGGACGCCCGACGACCGGGTGGGGCTGCCTACCAGTCACCGTCCTCGACCGGCTCGCCCGGCGTGTCGCCCAGCTGTTTCACCTGGTGGGGCGCGGGCTCCTGCCAGGGCTCGTGGTCGTCGCCGAGCCACTCGCCGACCGGCCGCACCGAGCCCAGGGTGTCCGTGGGGGCGACGTCCTGGGCCGCGTCGTCGTAGTACTCGAACCAGGGCAGCCCGGCCCGTGTGTACGCCGCGCGGTCGACGGGGGACGGCGGGGGAGCCTCGCCCGTGATGCGGCGCCACTCGGGAGGCGTCACGAGATGCACGAACACCCGGCCGGCGGGCTCACTGGCCCAGGCGCCGCGCGACCGCTCGTCCACGTAGACCTCCTGGCGCATCGAGCCCCCCACGCCGAGTCCCATGGCCGGGGCGCTCCTCGCGCGGGCCGCCGAGGCGGGCGCCGCGGCCATGGCGGCGCCGGGAGCCGGCGGGGCGGCGCCAAAGGCGGACACGCTCTTCACCGACCTCGTGCTCACGGACCGGCGGCGCTCCCACTCACGCCACTTCGCGAGCTCCGCGTCATTCAGCCGGAAGGACTGCAGCTGCAGGCCGCCCCACACCTCCTCGCCGGTGACCTGACCCTCGACCGTGGCGCCGAGCCCCAGCGGCACGGCCACGAACTGGCGGACCGTGCCCTTCCCGGAGTTGATGCCGTCGAGCCAGCGCTGGCGGGGGAGCACCACGTAGTTCTGCGGGTCCTGGGCGAGCAGGGAGCTCCACGGCCTGCCCGAGACCGCGCACACCTTGCCCACGCCGACCTGGAGCGCTGCCGGCTCCGTCGAGCCCGCGAAGCTCAGCCACATGGCCTCGCGCAGATACACCGGCAGCATCACACCGCCGCGCGCACGCCACTCGGCGGGCACGGTGTCCGCGTGGTCCTCGACGCGGCGCACGGGGAACTCGCCGAGCCCGGGCGGCAGTTCGTGCGTGCCCGTCTCGGGCAGGCGCAGCGTCCGCATGAACCGGACCCGCACCCCGCCCGGCAGGCGCAGTGTGTTCCCGTCGATCCGCACTGCGTCGTCGGCCATCCGTCCGCTCCCCCCGTCGTCGCCCCCGCCCCCGAAAACGGAACGGCTGTCCTCAGAGAGAACGACCGGAGACGGGGGGACGGTTCCGGTCCGAGCGCGGCTGTCGCGGCCCGCGGAGCGTCCGAAGGCGCTGCCGCAGTCGGACGAGGTGGTCACGGCGCTCGCGCTCTTCGCGGGTGCCGCGGTCGAGTTCCTCCATGAGCCGCCGTGAGCGGTGCTCCGTGTCCAGCTCGTCCAGGATGCGGGTGATCTCGGTGAGGACGGCGCCGTGCAGCTGCCACTGCCGGGCGTCCCGCCGCACCTCGTCGAGCAGCAGCTGGGCCAGCTTGTCGCGGGTCGCCGTGGCGGTGGACAGCTCCGCGGCGAGCCGGTCCTCGGCCGACTCGGCGTTCTGACTGATGTCCGTGGTCACCAGGACCGCGAAACTCACCACGGCGTCGCCCACCTCGGACAGCAGCTGCTCCAGCGTCGCCCCCACCTGGGGCTCGAACAGCGGCTCGGGATCGCGCTCCTTGGCGAGGTCGGTGAGGGTGCGGGCGAGCACCCGCAGCACCACCGTGCAGATCTCCAGCGTGTCGAGGCCGGTGCGCAGCACGATCCGGTGCAGCAGGCCCTCCCGTACGCGCGGATTGAGCTTGAGGCTGTCCTCGGCCTGCCGGAGCGCCGCGTCCACCTGGACGATGTCGTGGTCCAGGCGGCGCGCCTCGTGCAGCCGGGCGGTGGCGTGCTCGACGGGGGTGCGACCGGCCGCCTCCTCGCCCATGCGCAGCATCAACTGGCGTACCCGCCGTGCCAGATCCTCGATGGACTCGCCGGCCGCGCCCACCCACACCGGCGGAGCGAAGAGCAGGTTGCAGCCGAGTCCGACCACCGCGCCGATCAGGGTCTCCAGCACCCTGGCCCAGGCCGTGTCCCCGACCCTGGTCACGCCGAGCACGAGCATGGCGCTGATCGCCACCTCGGGCACGAACTCGCTGACCCGGACGAGATGGCCGACGGCCAGCGAGGCGAGGATGAGCAGGGCCAGACTCCACCAGGTCAGACCCACGAGAACGCTGAAGGCGATGGCGACGACGACACCCGCCACCACGGAGTTCACCCGGCGGATGCCGGTGGTGAGGGTGGCGTAGAGCGTGACCTGCACGACCAGGAGCGCGGTGAGCGGGGCGGTGAGCGGCGCGGGCTCCGGACTGAGCCGCAGCGCGATCACATACGCGACGGTCGCGGCCCCCGCCGACCGCACCGACTGGACGACCACGGGTTCCTCGTGCCACTTCCGGAGCTGTGCGCCCGCCACGGCCCACGCACCACGTACGTCTCGCATCCTTGGCCTTTTCCCTTTTCGCAGGCGTACCGAACGTGCTGATAGAGGACCGAAACTGTCCGCAAGGGAGCCTAGTTTGTTCTCACTGGCCGGAAGGCATCCAGGAGGGGACCAGGAATGCGCGATCTCGCGGGCTTCGAACTGCTGACCAGGGCACACATCTACCTGAGCGAGGTGGCCGCCGCCGTACCGGAGCGGGCGTGGGGGTCGCCGACGCCGTGCAGCGAGTGGACGGTGCGCCAGGTCCTCAACCACGCGCG
This portion of the Streptomyces mirabilis genome encodes:
- a CDS encoding aromatic acid exporter family protein; amino-acid sequence: MRDVRGAWAVAGAQLRKWHEEPVVVQSVRSAGAATVAYVIALRLSPEPAPLTAPLTALLVVQVTLYATLTTGIRRVNSVVAGVVVAIAFSVLVGLTWWSLALLILASLAVGHLVRVSEFVPEVAISAMLVLGVTRVGDTAWARVLETLIGAVVGLGCNLLFAPPVWVGAAGESIEDLARRVRQLMLRMGEEAAGRTPVEHATARLHEARRLDHDIVQVDAALRQAEDSLKLNPRVREGLLHRIVLRTGLDTLEICTVVLRVLARTLTDLAKERDPEPLFEPQVGATLEQLLSEVGDAVVSFAVLVTTDISQNAESAEDRLAAELSTATATRDKLAQLLLDEVRRDARQWQLHGAVLTEITRILDELDTEHRSRRLMEELDRGTREERERRDHLVRLRQRLRTLRGPRQPRSDRNRPPVSGRSL
- a CDS encoding lactonase family protein; its protein translation is MNSGADPSRDAGGGWGRRRFLGALAGITAVTTVPAPAAPRTRPAAATTPPAEGSPATSAPGPTSSSPAVRRLFLGTYTSVQGGGKGIGLATYDPVTGTVTATGTLTGIGDPSYLATHPRGHTLYAVDERPEGAVTAVRLADKRVLSTRSTGGAGPCHLSVHPSGRWLLSANYTSGSVAVHPVDASGALGERTDLVTHSSPAPGPGQDGPHAHQFVTSPDGGHVLAVDLGTDTVYTYRLDQSKGTLTEVSQAHTRPGAGPRHLTFHPAGRFAYLANEVDNTVVVCAYDPASGRLTPGDPQSTGTGAGTNYPAQLLVTSNGSYAYLANRGHNSLTRYGVEAAGARLRLLDTVPVGGDFPRHLAFSPDERLLFTANQRSSTVSVFHVEGASGELHLAGKPFVSPVAVCALPL